One Anolis carolinensis isolate JA03-04 chromosome 4, rAnoCar3.1.pri, whole genome shotgun sequence DNA window includes the following coding sequences:
- the cimip1 gene encoding ciliary microtubule inner protein 1 has translation MSQKNKLNFVAEAQIWKDHIETEREAARRWPSRWGFLLTSVEELLKDEEKQPPKPKIPLPQHLQIRPVTPVEKYIKIHPSPPVPQTTQGFIGWRSTVPGLELERYYQIRSNKGAFYKDLKWPNEPTD, from the exons ATGTCCCAGAAGAACAAGCTCAACTTTGTGGCTGAAGCGCAGATCTG GAAGGATCACATTGAAACAGAACGTGAAGCTGCAAGGAGATGGCCCTCACGGTGGGGTTTTCTGTTAACATCAGTTGAAGAG TTGCTAAAAGATGAAGAGAAACAACCACCTAAGCCTAAGATTCCTCTTCCACAACACTTACAAATCCGACCTGTGACACCAGTGGAAAAGTACATTAAG ATCCATCCATCTCCACCTGTCCCTCAAACAACCCAAGGGTTTATCGGATGGAGGTCAACAGTACCAGGGCTGGAACTTGAACGTTATTATCAGATCAGAAGCAATAAAGGTGCCTTTTACAAGGACCTCAAATGGCCGAATGAACCTACCGACTAA